Part of the Hemiscyllium ocellatum isolate sHemOce1 chromosome 48, sHemOce1.pat.X.cur, whole genome shotgun sequence genome, agtgttggcaaatgagactagattaggtgaggatttctgtcagcatggacgagctgggctgaagggtctgtttcctttctgtacatctctatggctctagaGCCTATTCAATTATCAGACTTTCCCCGGTgcttcaaatatatgtaaatagtaCCTTGCCTAATAAAGAAATGAAGAAGCGCTcatgcctgctccttggatgctgcctgacctgctgcgcttttccagcaacacattatcagctctgATTAAAGAAATGACTTTGGGTTTGTTCCAACTATAAAGTCCGACCCCAATGTTTGGTCGTTCTGAACTTGCAAGGAATGAACAGAACCAAACTGCTTAAACAACTACCTGTGTACATAATGTAGATTTAAAAGATTGTAAACAGTGAAACAGGAAATAAAAGTATTGGGTAAAAGTTGGTTGCCTCATCAACAAAACGAAGACAAGTGGCATAACCACCAACAATTGAGAGGCTTTGCAAACGATAAACCAAGTTACTAAAGCAAAGGATAAATTaacatagagaaaaaaaatcccttcgCAACAAAAGAAATCAGATGGGTAATGTGTCGGCACGTAACAAATAGGAGACACATCTCACACAACTAAAGCGTGACCAGCCCAATCATCACTTTCATTTGATTCGAAAGGATCGTCTGGACTCTTCGGCTGTCACGACTCTGGCGCTGAACAAACCCATGTTAGGTCAGGGTGAACCAAACCGCACCCGACTATCCTGTGGTAGTTCAGGGGAAGTATGACCACTAACGAAAGCTAACTGTGCGGACTGTTCAATATTTAATTGGGGTGTGTTGTCATTGACAGGTTTATGTCCGAAGACCAGCTCCGTCTGTATGTAAATGTACGAACCTAAGTCATGACGCACAGCGTGGTCGTCACCCTGACGTAGTGCGCCTATGCGGAAGAGCTCGCTGCACTGAAAAAGTTGCAGCAGAGCCCAGCTGATTAACAATGTCACGTCTTTCAGGACAGTCATCCGATAAAAAGTTGTTATTGAGCTATGTATGGTGATATTTGGATTGACGGCTAAGTTAAAACCCGAGGTTTTAAGGAGCACCTTTAATGACAAAGGAGAAGGATGTAGAgaagtttagggagggaattccagatccCAGGTAGCTGAATTGGGATTGCAGCTGATGCCTCCTTGTTCATCTGCCTGAAACCTATTGGTCTTCCTGTGCAAAAATCTGTCAACGATTAAATGCTGCTGACCTGGACATTGTGAGCACCCAAACGAGGTGGCAAAGGCACACTGGAGGTTGGGGCAGCTGCCTTGAGACGCCTAGCAGGGAAAAGGTCACAATGGCATTTCAGTCAGAGTATGCCAAGTGTATGGAAACAGTGCAAATTTCCTCAGCCAGTATGCTGATATGGTCCATAAGATGGCAGTGGCAGGGCAGGCAGCGTCCAGACTCCTGATCCCAAGGCGAATCCACCTTGtctgctttttcttttgttttcttgtttATTTTCGTTTTAGATTTTGAGTCTCCTTACCTACTGGGGAAGAGCTTGGTCGTGGCAGCATTGATATGGAACGTGGTAGGAAGGTAGCTTTGTTAGAATCTGGAGTCTGGCAGCTGGTGAGCCTGGAGTGGAACTCTCGCAGGCAGCAATATGGTGGCTGGTGAGGGCAGAAAGAGAGCTCTGGCAGCAATGTCAAGGAGGCAACTGGCAGGGTGGCAAGCACAGGACCCAGCATCAGCTGTTATATTGGAAGAAGCAACAGTGGCAAGGTAGACCCAGTGGTATAAGACAGTGCCTGAGGAATGGGACATGGACATTGATTGTATCCAAATGGCAGTGGCAAAGCGGGAGAATAGTTATGGACTCTCTTCAAGCTataccttttttttaatccttaAACTGTCCAAAATGGCACCAGATCACGGTGACAATGGTAACTTCTCACTGTCTTTTACTGCATTGTGCAttgtaaaatacacatgacaataaaatcattcattcatcgtTTAACATTTAATGAACATTGTGACTTGAACCTTTCGTAGTGTCAGCCACGTGCCACAAAATCCTGCGAATCActtttatttttggattgtggactaAAATAGGAAAAGAATCTTGATTTAACCAAGGAAACTGTAGAATGAAATGTTCCACATTTAAAACAGGTTAATGGAACTTCAATTGACTTGTATTTCTCCTGTTGCCTTGTGTGGAATAGCCAGATTTACAGATAATATCAGTTAAGAATTCGATTTCATGGACAGATGGATTAAAGCTGAAAAGACAGATCAAGTCGGCACCCTTGTAGCAGACAGTAGCTCAGTTCAAGATCATATAAGACATACAAGTTCTGAATGGTGATTTTCATCTTGAGATCGCAGCAAGGGAGCGCAATGAATATGCGAATGGAGTCTGTTTCAAGATTAAAGATCTTTGATTTCACTGGGAGAGAATGCATTACCTCCTGAACTGGATGTTAATCTGAATCAGACTCACTGAGGCAGAGGGCGCCCTCGTGAGGTGATATTGCAACATGGTGTTATGACAAATGGGCTCAAGACATAATTAACAGAAAAGACAGCAGAAAGCAGTGTGGCACATCCCACCAAAAACTGTCAATCAAGGGAAGTGGAAGAAACAGAACTTGGTCAAGCCCAATCCTTATTTTCCAGCTAATTTTCCCCTGTTTCCTGGACAGAAGTAAAATGAGAAAGGTCCACGAAGAAGCAATCTCAACACGTGAGAACAGAATTTGGTCCCTACAGGATAAGTGGGATACTACAAAGCCAGTGCATTCACCCATCACACCAACAATGACTTTTAGGAATAATACTTGCAATTGAATGTGTAAATCAACATTTGATTTTACATCACAAATGAGACAATAACAATCAGTGAGCAATGTGTTTCTTTGTTGTACACCATCTGTCACCGTGACAGGAGAACTCATCATTGTCTGCTGATATTAGCTTCTTGTTCGGACACAGTGGCACCGATACCATATGGTATTTCATCCAAATAACCACATGTTGATGTGTGAGGCCATGCAACAGGCACTCTAGCCCTCACATCCTTCAGTCTCTTACTGTTTATTTGATCTCCAATAACCTTGCCAATATTTCATTATTGATTTTCATTTGGATCTGTGAACTTGGATTGTGGGCAGCAGCTTGTATGAAAAACACAAGCGGTCGTTTGTGAGGCGAAGCCTGAAAGTTAATTGCAGGTTAGATCTTGATGAGAGACGTTTGGATACAAGGGGAGAGCAGAATATTTAACAATATAGCAGATGTTTGGCCCTTGATGAGGTCAGTACCTGGAAATTGTTGCCACCCAGTCTGGGATGCTATTTGCTCCAGGCTGAATCGGAACTGGGACCTTGCAGGGAGTCCGACAGGGAGAGGCCAGAGTTTGAACTCTTTCTGTgaaaaagattttggctattggTGCTACAGCATGAAGCTCCCTGCCTCACAGCCCATTATCAGTCCCTGGAAGTTTAGATAATAGAAACAAAGTTATATGTATCACTGACTTATTCTGAGTGAGCTGAAAGGGAGCCCTGATTGACATTTAGAGAAAATGAACCAGGAAGCAGTCTCATATGCTGTGGAACAGCATGTTGTGAAAACTGCTTAAGTAAGTTTTTTTATTTATTCCTCAATGGTATTTGTTTGTCCGTCAGTCTTTTTtgtgaatggggctgaaaacaaaggttattgggtTTGAACACACATCAGTTATAAtactttgttgtttaattttgctgTTAAAGTTATTGGATTGTTAATAAATTGTGAAGTTTTTTGTTTCAGCAAAAAGGCAATGTTGAGAATTGATTATTTGCAGAGTCTGGGATTCAAAAGTTTGGTAAGGAACTATTGGGGTAAATTTTGAGGGTCTTTAAAGATTTTATTTTGAGTGAGTTGCACATACAGTAATACTGAACTTGATTTGCTTTGTCTGTCCGTCTTCCTATTGTAACACTGTACAGTTCATCCAATAAAAACACACTCAAGCATGATATGATGAAGGCATATTTTTATTAAAAGTATTTTACAATAAAAGAAAATCCTTCTTAAAGGAAGGAATGGATTCAAAGCACTTAGTTAAAATCTGTACAAAAACAGCCGTGCTCAGTAAATAACAAAAACGTGCAATATTTAGCACAATAATCAGAGAACCCTCACAGAGTCCCATGTTGCAGTGAACTGCAAAGTGAAACTCTCTGTCTGTTCTATTCTAACAGCATGTTCCCATCCTGAGCCCAGAGTAGCACTTCCAGACACACCAGTATAACAGCTCCATTCCCTCAAACAGTCTTGGACTGAGACCTTTAACTCAATGTCCTTTGTTGCTTGACGGTCAGTTTATTGGAAAACGTTTAGAGAAGGGAGATATGTCTTTAGTTCAAAGGGTGAGCTGGTGATGGCTTATTTCTGAATCATCAGGCTGCATGAAGTTCTGCAATATTGCATGACTTTTGACAACAGCTCAATACACATGATTAAATTGAATGGGTAACAAAAATTTTCCTCTGACACGTCAGAGCTCACAAATATGGGAACCTGTAATGCTGTGACAGTATTCCTGGATTATTATCGTCAGAGGAACACAGATTTGCTGGATCCACAGAGTTTGACTCCATGTGAATGGGTATATTTCAGGTGAGGGGTGGATGCAGAGGGGTGGATGAATGAGCATCCATGTTACTTTGGGTTTTAGAAGTACAGTGTGCCCCAGTGCAAGTCTATCTATATTGATTTTGGCTGGTTTGAGAACAGTTCAGCACTTGGGCCTCTCAGCAAATGTTTCCCATTTCCTCTGAAAACCCAATTCACAATGAGGTTGAATTTCACATGGCTCTTGCATGGTAACTTACGACACATGCAGAGGGCCAGTTCTCCACTTGGAACGAAAATCAGAATTGGCACAATTTCTAGCTCTGGAGGGCATGACAGATCAGCATGTCCACACTTTCACCAATATCTTTGGGGATGATAGAATACCCAAGTGTGAGCCCTCTCTCATTGGGTGGCAGTGCCCAATTGCAGCAGCCCCAGATTTTGGACCAGATGAGATCTGCCAGGTTACCACAGATcatgaatgggagggggggggggagaaaccATCTGGTTTGTATGGCTCAGCAACGCACTGATCAACCAAGCACAATGCTGTTGAGTATGAAGGAACTCAGACCTGAGCGGCAAGTCTGGAAGTTGCTCTGTTTCTCAGCAGATGTGTTGAAAGGGCTTTCAGAAGACAGGTTTCCCAATCATACACAATGCCAATGTTTACTCCAGCCACATCACTGCTGCGGCACTCTTCAGCTCAGAACCTCTCATACTCTCACTGGCTTCATCAGCAGTcaatcacaatttaaaaaaaaaatccagaaaacTCTTGATTCTTGGCTATTCCGAGACTCTGCCGTCAGTATGAAGTTTAAAATGCATCAAACAAGTTCATCCAGGAGTGTGCCGATTGCTTGCTGTTGCTCAGGTGCTCCAGCAATAGGTTTGTTACACATTGGACAGACACAGCGAATTTCCAGCCATTTCACCAAGCATCTAGAGGACAGGAAAGAAGCAGAAACCAAATATGTAAGTGACACATGTTCCAGAGGAATAGTTTGTGTACAAGCAATCTCCCATTGCTCCTAGTGAAACATTACAGAGAAACAGTGCTGTACTGTATTTGACACAATATTGTACAGGGTCAAACAACTGTACAGTGTGAAGCactggacttcagcagttcacTGTTCGGCCAGGCAAAATACTGCATTCAAAAAAGGCTTCTGTTTAGATCATGTCTTCTGGACCTCTCAATGCATTTCACAGTCAATTAACTATTTTTGCAGCGTAGTCACTGGGCAGGCAGAAGGAACACTGTACAAAATACAACATTGTGTGCAAATAGTACAGTGTTGTATTGAATAAAACACTGTTACTAAGTGTGGAACTGAACAAAGAACGTCAACAAAAACATGATGACAATGTACAGAATGAAACACTGGGTCAAAGCAGTCCAACACTGTGGGGGGGAAGCAGTGGAAAGAGTGCATTGGTGTCAGCAGTCATTCAGTCATCAGCATAAACATCAGCAATTGACTCAAATTTACTGCATtaatcagattttaaatcagactAACTTCTTAACATATCATTGCTCTTTCTTGCCTGTTCTGTCTGGTTTCCATCTCTGTGCCGTCATGATAGCCTGTTTGCTGCACAGAGCTCACTACAACATTTCACTGGAGAAAAAGAGAACTCCAACTTAACTCAAATGTTACTCACTTTCTGTGAAAGGCATGTTGACATGGTAACACTCCCAACTCCTCTTTAATCTTGAAATCCTCAAGGCACACAGCGCATGTCTGCTGTGGAATAAGCAAAACATTGAGGTTTCATTTCACATATGAGAACTCAACGAAAATAGACATGTTCAATATGGTGTCCTGTAATCACCATCCAAATAAGGCAGAACTCAgtttttgcttccaaataaagatTCATGACTTACCCCATGTAAATTCAGCTTTTTAGCATCACCCCTTGTTATAACCTGAAGAGacagtaaaagaaaaaaaaacacgttCACAGTGAGAAAGCTATTCCGAATACCAATCCATTGAGTCCCAGGTACAAGTCTACAGCTTCTCCTGCACTATAGCATCATACATCCACATATTTCAGTCATGAGCATGACCAGCCACTTATCCCAGGTCATATCAGTCTATGGACACCTATTTGGGGAGATGATCCCCATATAGCCCTGTGGTTTACAGAGTTTTCCACAGGAGGCAAGGGGGTTTCCTTGttgcacagagagacagagttctTCCTGTTGTGATTTAATTATCTAAAAGGTTAGTTTTCAACTTTTTACCAAAAATCAAGATCTACTTTCCTTTAAGGTGATGCCACaaaggttcactgggttgatttcTGAGATGGAGAGGTTTGTCTGAGCAGGACAGAACAAGTAGAGTGGGCCCAAATCTTCTGGAGTTAAAGCTGGAGACACCTTGTTAAAAACTAAAAAGAATTCTGGAGAGAACTTCAAAGGGGAGAATTTTCCTCAGACTGTAGACTAACATACGAGAGCAGAGTCTTAGAACAAAAGACCAAATGTTTAGGACTTAGAGGATGTGCAATTTGGAATTTCTATCCCCGAGTGTTGTGGATGCTCACTCATGGAATACTTAAGAGCAAAACATGGATACATCTTTGGACACTAAGGAACAAAGGAATACAGTGACCAGGTAGATAGGTGGAGTTGAGGTCAGTGATGTCATTGATTCATGGAGCAATCTTCAGGGGCTATATTGCCTCCTCCTCTTCCATGCTTTTCTGGTGCATCAGTCTGGTTATGACCTGAGTTGAGGTCAATGAAAGGCATGATGTGTGCTGCACTGGTATACCGTCAAGCACAAGGAATATTTGCATAGACTCCCTGCCCACGTTTCCTTTTTGAAATTCCCTATCATCAGCAGTGCTAATGAGTTTGAGGCAATCCAGAGGTTCGTGTCTCATCAAATGATGTTGATGGTTGTTGGGGGAAAGAAAGGAGTGTAATTTTAGCCTCCATCTTCCTTTTCCTCGATTTTGGAACATGTCAAATATGAATGCAAAACCTCCCAACTGGGAGACAGTCTGAGCTGGATCTGAGGCTCAGGCAATACATTTTGAAGTTTGATGCTATCTTCTATTTGTTTTGATTTAGTGCCCGTGAATATCTGAATTTCCTTTCACAACCAATCCTGATTGAACTGAACAGGGAGAATATTTGGAAGGTGTTTCCTGTTCTGGGGGAGACATGAACCATGGAATACAGTTTAAAataagatggagatgaagggaaacatcttctctcagACAGCAGTCAAGTCTTTGAAATTGTCTTCCACAGAGAAGAGTGGAGGCTGAGTCAGTGAATTTATTAACTTTTTGATTGGCAAGGGAGTTAAGCGTTACAGGGGTAGACAGTTGAGTGGAATTGAGACCACATCTCAGGTAAGCCACAGCCTGATCAAGTagcagagcagatttgaagggccaaatgtcctcctcctccttctccttggTTCCTATGATCTATGTCATTTTTTTCTATTTACCTCTTTGTATCCGTATTTCTCATTGTGCGCTTGGTGTCGGAGTTTACTGAAAGGAAACAGGCAGATGATTAGTTATTCAGATCAGAAGAAGCTGAAACACTATTTCATCAACAGCAGAAGAACTAACATGACTGCCCCAACAGTTCTGCTGGGAATTGGACACTCTTCTCATTGAGGCTGGTTGTGGAGCGAACACATCTTTACACTAGTTGCAATCTCTAAACTGCAGCACCTTTGAGAAATAGGATCCAGTACGAGGGAGTGTCAACATCTACTGCCACATATTCAGATCATGTGAAAAACAATTACAGCCATGGACTTGCAAACACATGGTTGAACACGGTGTCTATTTGTGATGAACAAATACATATTCATGTCTTTGCACCTACATTGCAACAGGCTCTTTTACTCAGTTATTTCACTTCAAACAATATGCTGTGGCATTTTGGTGTCTATGAACTGTGTGTGTAACTTAAACAAAGTAATAACATATTTTCCATTGAGGCAGGCAGCACGAGTAATATAtgtaaaagaaaatctgaaactCAGAACATTATTTTCCACACCTCTAACCAGGATTTGTGCATTTTTACAGCAGCTTAGAAAAACACAACATGGAACATTATTTGCTCACAGGGCAGAGGCTTCCTGCAGAGGATGGGGATCCTTGACTTGCTGATTCTGATACTGACAAATTCCTGATGCAGGTAGAGAAAAGACAGAATGTACTGTTCAAAGTGGACAAATGGAGGGACCTAAACTGAGCagatcagagggtcagtgaagcCAGGACCAAGCAGTGATCCTGTGCATTATTATACTCTCAAGCAAGATTTCAGAAAAAAATCTGCCTTCATACATACATTTGAAACCAACAATTTAGTTAACATGGTGGACACTTACTGAAACATTCATATGAGGCTCAAGAGTTCCATTAACAAAAGCTTATTGCAAAAACGGAAGATGAAAAAAATCAAGCTGAATATAAAACCCTGTTTGAAAGATCTGAAAACACACAGCAAAATAAAATGCCATTCTCTTTCCTGATGCCATGTGGAACCGAGACTCAAACCCTGAGAAATTGCCCTCTCCATCAAGTCTTTAAGTTTGACGTCAGTGATTCTTTCTCATTCCTTCCAGTAGACTGTGAAATCTTCTGACACGAATGCTCACAAAATATAGAATGTGGGCTTTCTCAAACTGTTGTAATCTGTAGATCTTAAACCAAATATTCCTGATTTTGGAGTCTCACAAACTAAACTTTTACGCCAAGCTAACTGTGTGGTTTTTGAACTCTGCTGAAAGGAGTCTTTCTCAAAGTGGAAACTGAATTTGCTTCTGACCCATCCAGTCTCCTCCAAACTAGCTAAAACTTTTAATCTCCAGATTTTCAAAGCTAACAGCAGTGCTCGATTAAGTTCAgccaaaagcaggaaaatggccTTCAATGTAGAGTTCACACATCCTGTCACAAAGATAGATTCATAGAAacgcacagcacggaaacagaatcttccatccaactcatccatgccaaccagatatcctaaattaatgtagtctcatttgccagcatttggtccttattcctctaaacccttcctattcatatacccatccaaatgccttttaaattgtaattgtaccagcctccaccacttcctctggcagctcattccacacatgtaccaccctctgcatgaaaaagttgccccttaggtctcttttaaatctttcctctctcaccctaaattgaTGCTGTCCAGGGAAtggccttgtttatttaccctatccatgccactcattattttaaaaaccttTCTAAGGTTtttaacccctcagcctctgacgctccagggaaaacagccccagactattcagcttctcccgtcagctcaaatcctccaacagtggcaacatccttataaatcttttctgaaccccttcaagtttcacaacaaccttcctataggagagagactagaattgcacacactattccaaaagtggtctaaccaatgtcctgtacagccgcaacatgacctcccaactctgatactcaatgttctgaacaataccaaatgccttcttcactatcctatgtacctgagactctactttcaaggagcgatgaacctgcactccaaggtctctttgttcagcaacattccctaagtccttaccattaagtgtatgagccctgatttaccttttcaaaatgcagcacctcacatttatctaagttaaactccatctgccacttttcagcccattggcccaagatCCCATGTACTCTGAGGAaatcttcttcgttgtccacgGTACGTCCAATTtgggtgccatctgcaaacttacttccTATAgctcctctgttcacatccaaatcatttgtacaaAATGACGAATAGCTGtggacccagcaacgatccttgtggcacaccactggtcacaggccttcagtctgaaaagcaaccatccaccaccaccctctgtgttctaccttcaagccagtctGTATcaaaatagctagttctccctgtattctatgtgatctaatctGTCATAAACCAACATAGTAAAAACAACTGTGCATGAGCACTCCAGAGAGTCCCTGCTTTCTGACACATATTGAATTAGGTCACTGTTGAAGACTGCAGAAGGACTGTCTGACCAAATTATTTTTTGAATCAACCCTGCATAAAAATACCCAACATATATGCCACTATTTTAAACTCCGTACTCTAAAAATGATATTGATATGTGTCAGTCTTTCATGACAACACACCGAGTCTCTTAGAGCAGCAAAAACCAGGTTGATGACTTGATCAGAACAATGAAACCAAGCAAATCAGTCACATGTACAATGTTCAGTACCTTTGTGCTTCAGTGCTTCGTGATCAAAGCCCAGAAAATAGCATACATTATCACGTTTAACCTTACAGGCAATTACCCTTAAAAAGCCTCTGAAGGAATACGAAAGCATGGTGTATTCAACTCTTATCCCATTGCTGTGGTCTGCTTAGTACTTTGCCACACCTCATGACACCCAAGAGTCCTTCTTGTATGTTTATTCAAAGAGAACGCTGTTCACAAAATGCCAGGAGAGAAGGTAACAtcaaaagcaattcaaatttctGGGCCATCAACTTGGTAAAATGTCCTACCCTCTTGACAGATCAGAAACCAGCAAATGAGTCaactttgaaacaaaacagatatGGAGGTGGGATGATCAAAAGCTGAGGAGAGGGAGGTAAAGAAGCAAGCAGGAAATTCCAAAGTGAGACCTTGGGGTGGCTGAAGGCAGGTTACCAACGGTGGGGATGATTACCAAGAAGTGAAAGTCAGAAAAGGTGAGGGTTTGGGGATGGGTAATAGGTGGGCAAAATCCATCAAGATTTGACCAAGAAGTCAAGGTCTTTGGGACTGGGCGGCAGTGTCAGTCAGTGGACATTTAGGTATTAAGTAATGATGtgggggtgctggtgttggactggggtggacaaagttaaaaatcacacaaccccaggttattgtccaacaagtttatttgaagtacaaacattgaGTAAGAAAGAAATGGCAACATGGTGGTAATGTTTCTAGAGTAGTAATCCAGAGCTCCAGATGAATGCTTTTGGAACAgaggtttgaattccaccatggcagctggtagaattttGCCTCAGTAATAGGGACAATGTTAACTAGTGTCAATTTTGATATAAACCAATCTGGTTTATTGATGTTCATCAGGAAAGGaagtctgccattcttacctggtctggcctccatgtgactgcAGACTGGAGAAGGATATGGTTTGGTAATATGGTGAACTTTTAATTGCcttttgaaatggcctagcaaaccactcagttcaaagtAATACTGTATATATCAATGACATCCACTTTTCATGAAAGATGAAAGTAAAAAAAGGGCTGAATGAGGGACAAGATATAGATAGCATCATTTTGGATGAGCTGAAGTTCATAAAGGATGGAGAATAGGCATGTAGCGAGCAATACTTTGGAATACTTGAAAGTATGGaagagggtttcagcagcagaacGCAGATGGCAATGTTGTAGAACTGTAAGTTGGTTGGTTGGTTTTGAGGTGCAGAGTATGAAGAGTTGGAACAGGGTGTCCAAACCTGAGACACCTTTATCACTGTAAGCAAGAAACTCATCAGATTCTGGGGAGAAAAGCCAATAAACTTATTGATGATAGGCTCAGCGTTCATGAGAACATTGCACTTTTTGTCTTTGCACTCATAAGAAGCAAGTCAGTCAAGTAAACACCAAATCAATGAAGATTTTTATGTGTAGCTAAGTGCTGTTGATTCCCCTTATCCTCTCTTCCCAACAGAATAATTAAATTTGTTGCAGTACTGAGTTGCTTGCATATTCAGTCGTCATTTTTGCAGTTTATTCCCAGCCACTGTTGCTGCTGTCTTATCTATATCTGACTAACCCGAGCAAAACGGAAGTCATCATGAATCAGAGAAAACCTCCCAGTGGTTGAAGTCATACCAAGACCAAATGAAGATTCTTGTGACTGCAGAAAGccaatcatctcagttccaagaTTACTGGAAGAGGTCCTCAAAGTAGTTTTCTTGGCCGAATGATTTCCA contains:
- the rnf122 gene encoding RING finger protein 122 isoform X3; its protein translation is MRGCFCGLGLIYSNKSCTMPPITFQDLPLNIYMVIFGTGIFVFVLSLIFCCYFISKLRHQAHNEKYGYKEVITRGDAKKLNLHGQTCAVCLEDFKIKEELGVLPCQHAFHRKCLVKWLEIRCVCPMCNKPIAGAPEQQQAIGTLLDELV
- the rnf122 gene encoding RING finger protein 122 isoform X2, with the translated sequence MHPFQWCNGCFCGLGLIYSNKSCTMPPITFQDLPLNIYMVIFGTGIFVFVLSLIFCCYFISKLRHQAHNEKYGYKEVITRGDAKKLNLHGTCAVCLEDFKIKEELGVLPCQHAFHRKCLVKWLEIRCVCPMCNKPIAGAPEQQQAIGTLLDELV
- the rnf122 gene encoding RING finger protein 122 isoform X4; translated protein: MPPITFQDLPLNIYMVIFGTGIFVFVLSLIFCCYFISKLRHQAHNEKYGYKEVITRGDAKKLNLHGQTCAVCLEDFKIKEELGVLPCQHAFHRKCLVKWLEIRCVCPMCNKPIAGAPEQQQAIGTLLDELV
- the rnf122 gene encoding RING finger protein 122 isoform X1, with protein sequence MHPFQWCNGCFCGLGLIYSNKSCTMPPITFQDLPLNIYMVIFGTGIFVFVLSLIFCCYFISKLRHQAHNEKYGYKEVITRGDAKKLNLHGQTCAVCLEDFKIKEELGVLPCQHAFHRKCLVKWLEIRCVCPMCNKPIAGAPEQQQAIGTLLDELV